A single region of the Pseudomonas sp. PDM14 genome encodes:
- the rfbG gene encoding CDP-glucose 4,6-dehydratase, which yields MALSPDFWRGRKVLLTGHTGFKGGWLALWLRQLGADLRGYALPAATTPALWDVAQLERQIAGDLADIRDATALTVALRNFEPEVVLHLAAQPLVRESYREPAQTYATNVMGTVNLLEAVRATPSVRAVLVVTTDKCYENHEWVWPYREQDVLGGFDPYSNSKACVELLCASYRDSFLRASGVALATARAGNVLGGGDWSSERLIPDIFRAWQEGREVILRYPQATRPWQHVLDPLMGYLQLAQGLLSDPQAHASAWNFGPDSAGLATVGEVVRRLAERWPGEARWSASADSQPHEAGLLALDSSKARQLLGWSPRWSLDDTLQHTLDWQLAWQNGRDMNIVTREQIAVHQGETE from the coding sequence GTGGCGTTGAGCCCGGACTTCTGGCGCGGACGCAAGGTGCTGCTGACTGGCCACACCGGCTTCAAGGGTGGCTGGCTGGCCCTGTGGCTGCGCCAGCTGGGTGCCGATCTGCGTGGCTATGCATTACCGGCTGCGACCACCCCGGCGCTGTGGGATGTCGCTCAACTTGAACGGCAGATCGCCGGCGATCTAGCCGACATCCGCGATGCAACGGCGCTGACCGTTGCCCTGCGAAACTTCGAGCCGGAGGTCGTGCTGCATCTTGCCGCCCAGCCGCTGGTGCGCGAATCGTATCGGGAGCCGGCGCAAACCTATGCCACCAACGTGATGGGCACGGTCAACCTGCTGGAAGCGGTACGCGCCACACCGTCGGTACGCGCCGTGCTGGTGGTGACTACCGACAAGTGCTACGAAAATCACGAATGGGTCTGGCCTTACCGGGAGCAGGATGTACTGGGCGGGTTCGACCCTTACAGCAACAGCAAGGCCTGCGTCGAACTGCTGTGTGCGAGTTACCGGGACTCCTTCCTGCGTGCATCCGGCGTGGCATTGGCGACCGCGCGTGCCGGCAACGTACTGGGTGGTGGTGACTGGTCGTCCGAGCGTCTGATACCGGACATTTTCCGCGCCTGGCAGGAAGGTCGCGAGGTGATCCTGCGTTATCCCCAGGCGACGCGTCCCTGGCAGCATGTGCTCGATCCGCTGATGGGCTATCTGCAACTTGCGCAAGGTCTGCTGAGTGATCCGCAGGCTCACGCCAGCGCCTGGAACTTCGGTCCGGACAGTGCAGGGCTGGCTACCGTTGGCGAAGTCGTCCGTCGCCTCGCTGAGCGCTGGCCGGGCGAGGCACGCTGGTCGGCGTCCGCGGATTCCCAACCGCATGAAGCCGGCTTGCTGGCGCTGGACTCTAGCAAGGCGCGGCAACTGCTGGGCTGGTCGCCGCGCTGGTCGCTGGACGACACCCTGCAGCACACCCTGGACTGGCAGCTGGCCTGGCAGAATGGCCGCGACATGAACATCGTTACACGCGAACAGATCGCGGTTCATCAAGGCGAAACCGAATGA
- the rfbF gene encoding glucose-1-phosphate cytidylyltransferase → MKAVILAGGLGTRISEESHLRPKPMIEIGGKPIIWHIMKIYSHYGINDFVICLGYKGYVIKEYFANYFLHMSDVTFDMAENRMHIHQRHAEPWRVTLVDTGEATGTGGRLKRVREYLGDEAFCFTYGDGVSDIDIPALIAFHKQHGKLATVTAVQPPGRYGALDVQGQQVSGFQEKPLGDGGWINGGFFVLEPAVIDYIEDDATTWELEPMRTLASEGQLMSHLHRGFWQPMDTLRDRVLLEERWKSGEAEWQLWR, encoded by the coding sequence ATGAAGGCAGTAATCTTGGCCGGTGGCCTGGGGACGCGGATCAGCGAAGAGTCCCATCTCAGGCCTAAACCGATGATCGAGATCGGTGGCAAGCCGATCATCTGGCACATCATGAAGATCTACTCCCACTACGGGATCAACGACTTCGTGATCTGTCTGGGTTACAAGGGCTATGTGATCAAGGAGTACTTCGCCAACTACTTCCTGCACATGTCGGACGTAACCTTCGATATGGCCGAAAATCGCATGCATATTCATCAACGCCATGCCGAGCCTTGGCGCGTGACTCTGGTCGACACCGGTGAGGCCACGGGCACTGGTGGTCGTCTCAAGCGCGTTCGCGAGTATCTGGGCGATGAAGCCTTCTGCTTCACCTACGGCGACGGTGTGTCCGATATCGACATTCCTGCCCTGATTGCCTTTCACAAACAGCACGGCAAACTCGCCACGGTGACGGCGGTGCAGCCGCCCGGCCGCTACGGTGCTCTGGATGTGCAAGGGCAGCAGGTGAGCGGCTTTCAGGAAAAGCCTCTGGGCGATGGTGGCTGGATCAACGGCGGCTTCTTCGTCCTCGAACCTGCCGTGATCGACTACATCGAAGACGACGCCACCACCTGGGAGCTGGAGCCGATGCGCACCCTCGCCAGTGAGGGTCAGCTGATGAGCCACCTGCATCGCGGCTTCTGGCAACCCATGGACACCCTGCGTGATCGTGTGCTGCTTGAAGAGCGCTGGAAAAGTGGCGAGGCGGAGTGGCAACTGTGGCGTTGA